The following is a genomic window from Caproiciproducens sp. CPB-2.
GATAGACTTCGATTCTGTTTTGGAGACGGGGAAATCTTCCGTTATGGATGTAATCGAAAAGATCACAAAATCGCTTCAGGAAAAGGAGGTGGAAAAAAATGGCTGAAATTGTTCTGTGCAGAATTGACAGCAGACTCATTCACGGGCAGGTCATGACCAAATGGGTCAATCAGTCCGGGGCGAACAAAATCGTCGTAGTCAGTGATGAGCTTGCAAAAGATCCTTTCATGATGGAGATTTATCTTCTGGCCGCGCCGCGGGATGTCAAGGTGAGCTGTTATACCCAGAAGGATGTTATTGAGAGCTGGAATGCGAATCAATTCGGCGGGGGAAAAGTGCTGCTTCTGCTGCCAAATCTCAAGACAATGAAAGAGGTTTATGACGGAGGCATCCGGGTTACCGATATTCAGGTAGGCGGTCTCGGCGGAGCGCCGAACCGGAAAGTGGTCTTTCAGAACATCACGCTGGACGACGCGGATGTGGAGATCCTTACCGAATTGCAGCAGAAAGGTGTGAAAATCATTTTTCAGACAATTCCGGAGGATACTCCCCAGAGCCTGGAAGGAATTTTGAAGAAGTATCGTCAAAACTAAATACTTGAGGAGGAAACAACAATGAGCGTTTTGCCACTTGCTATTTCAATGGGTATCTATTACTGGTTCTCCCGGCTGCGGCTTGGCTACACCTTTTCATCCATGCTGCTCCAGCCCGTTGTCATCGGTATCTTCGTCGGCATACTCACGGGCAATATGGCGTTGTCCATGCAGATCGGCGCGGGGCTTCAGCTGGTCTATTTAGGGGTTACTTCCACTCCCGGCGGCAATGTTCCCAGCGATCCCGCACTTGCGGGCTGTGTGGCGATCCCGCTGGGCGTGCTCGCCAACATGAAACCGGAGGTCGCCATTTCGCTGGCGATTCCCTTCGGTGTTCTGGGCGTCTTCGTCGACCAGCTCCGCCGTTCCACCAACGCCATCTGGGTACATATGGCAGACCGTTACGCGGAGCAGGCCAACACGAAGGGAATCCTGATGGCCGCGTTTCTGTTCCCGGCCCTGCTTGGATTTGTCATTCGTTTCCCAATCGTGTTTGTCATCGATTATCTTGGCGTCGACGCGGTCAAAACATTTATGACCGTTGTTCCCACCTGGCTGATGCACTCATTCGAGGTCATGGGAGGAATTCTTCCGGCACTGGGCTTCGCGATTACCCTGATGGTGATCGGCAAAAAGAAGCTGCTGCCCTTTTTCATCATCGGCTTTTTCGCCGTGCAGTATCTGAAACTGGACACCATGGCAATGGCAATCTTTGCGGTTTGCACTGCCTTGCTGCTGAACCTGTTCAAGATTAAGGAGGAGGCGTAAAAATGGACAATATGACGACGGTACAAACAGAGGCCCTGAAAGAGCCGGCCGAGAAGAAAACCAGCCGGCTGGAGAAAAAAGACATCACCAAGGCGATGTGGATTTACTACCTCGGCGCAGAGCTGTCCAATTCCTATGAGCGTTTACAGAGCCTGATCTTCTGCGCTTCCATGACTCCCGTGCTGAAAAAGCTGTATGACACGGACGAGGAGCTCAGCAAAGCGCTCAAACGCCATCTTGTGTTTTTCAACACAGAGGGTACGTTCGGCGCGGTCATTCAGGGAATCGCCATTATGATGGAAGAAGAAAAAGCGAACGGCAAAGACGTGACGGACGATGCGATTACCGGACTGAAAACCGGCCTGATGGGCCCGATCGCCGGTATTGGCGACGCTATTATCTGGGCGGCGCTCATGCCGATCCTCATTTCCATTTTCCTGCCCTTTGCTTCCAACGGTTCGCCGGTGGGCGGGCTGCTTCCGCTGATTCTTTATCCGCTGATCACGATCGGCGTTTCGTATGTTCTGATTCACCAGGGATATACACTCGGAAAGAAATCCGTAACCTCTCTTTTGAACGGCGGAAAGATGCAGTCCATTATTTTCAGCGCCAACGTCATCGGGCTTACCATGATGGGCGCGCTTTCGGCAAGCTATGTGAAGCTCAGCACTCCGCTGACCTTTGTATTCTCGAGCGGAAACAAAATTGTACTTCAGGATATTCTGAATCTGATCGTTCCCGGCCTGCTGCCGCTGCTTGCGGTGTTCCTCATCTATTTCTACCTGAAAAAGCGCGGCCCCCGCTACAACCTGATTCTGGGAACGATCGTTGTGATCTCCGTTGCTGCGGCCTTCCTGGGAATCCTGTAAAGAACGCCGCAATACAACGGACGAAAACATAAAAGAAGGGAAACTGGTATCATGGCAAATATTTACACCCAAAACGGACTGCAGGAGGTGATAAACGCTTCCGGGCGCATGACCATTCTGGGAGTGTCCACGGTTTCCAAAGCAGTGGGCCGGGCGGTTGCCGAAGCAGCCGACCACTATGTCGTTATAGAAGACCTGATGAAATATGCCGGGAAGAAAATCGGCTCCATGGTCGGCGCACAGGATGCGTGCGTTACCTCCAGCGCCTCGGCGGGAATCGCGCTTTCGGTCGCCTCCCTGATCTGCAAAGACAGTCTGGAAAGGGTGCAGCATCTGTACGAGCTTCTCCCCGACACACAGCGCCGGGAAGTCATTCTCCTGAAAGGGCAGAATGTGGACTTCGGTGCGCCGGTCGGCGAGATGATCCAGATCGGCGGCGGAAAAGTGGTGGAGGTTGGATACGCCAACAAATCCACCTTGGGCGATATCCGCTCCGCGGTCAGTGAAAAAACGCTGGCGATCTTATTCGTGAAGTCGCATCACTGCGTACAGAAAGAAATGGTGGATGCCCGTTCGGCAATCGAATTGGCAAATTCGCTGGGGATTCCCTGCATTGTGGATGCTGCTGCGGAGGAAGATTTAAGCCTTTACAACCGTTTGGGTGCGGATTTTGTCTGCTACAGCGGGGCCAAGGCGATCGAGGGCCCCACCAGCGGGCTGGTTGTCTGCAAAACGGAAGAACTTGCCGCCAATATGCGCCTGCAGTATAAGGGAATCGGACGGGCCATGAAGGTGGGCAAAGAAAATATCATGGGCCTGCTCAAGGCCATGGAAGAATATCTTGCCGGCGAGCACCAGCCTGCGGTCAATCTGGATCAGCTCAGAGAGTTTGCCGAAAAAATAAGCTCCATCCCCGGATGCCGTACGCAGATTGTACAGGACGAGGCGGGACGGCTGATTTACCGGTGCAAGATTACGTTCGGAGAAGAGTTCGGCCTCAGTGCCGAAGAGGTTGTGGAACAGCTGAAAAAAGGGAATCCAGCCATTTATACCCGCGATTATCAGGCGAATTTAGGCTCAATTGCCATTGACCCCCGTCCGCTGCGTTCC
Proteins encoded in this region:
- a CDS encoding DgaE family pyridoxal phosphate-dependent ammonia lyase — its product is MANIYTQNGLQEVINASGRMTILGVSTVSKAVGRAVAEAADHYVVIEDLMKYAGKKIGSMVGAQDACVTSSASAGIALSVASLICKDSLERVQHLYELLPDTQRREVILLKGQNVDFGAPVGEMIQIGGGKVVEVGYANKSTLGDIRSAVSEKTLAILFVKSHHCVQKEMVDARSAIELANSLGIPCIVDAAAEEDLSLYNRLGADFVCYSGAKAIEGPTSGLVVCKTEELAANMRLQYKGIGRAMKVGKENIMGLLKAMEEYLAGEHQPAVNLDQLREFAEKISSIPGCRTQIVQDEAGRLIYRCKITFGEEFGLSAEEVVEQLKKGNPAIYTRDYQANLGSIAIDPRPLRSAQELETIYNSMKRLSKGD
- a CDS encoding PTS system mannose/fructose/sorbose family transporter subunit IID, with the translated sequence MDNMTTVQTEALKEPAEKKTSRLEKKDITKAMWIYYLGAELSNSYERLQSLIFCASMTPVLKKLYDTDEELSKALKRHLVFFNTEGTFGAVIQGIAIMMEEEKANGKDVTDDAITGLKTGLMGPIAGIGDAIIWAALMPILISIFLPFASNGSPVGGLLPLILYPLITIGVSYVLIHQGYTLGKKSVTSLLNGGKMQSIIFSANVIGLTMMGALSASYVKLSTPLTFVFSSGNKIVLQDILNLIVPGLLPLLAVFLIYFYLKKRGPRYNLILGTIVVISVAAAFLGIL
- a CDS encoding PTS system mannose/fructose/N-acetylgalactosamine-transporter subunit IIB is translated as MAEIVLCRIDSRLIHGQVMTKWVNQSGANKIVVVSDELAKDPFMMEIYLLAAPRDVKVSCYTQKDVIESWNANQFGGGKVLLLLPNLKTMKEVYDGGIRVTDIQVGGLGGAPNRKVVFQNITLDDADVEILTELQQKGVKIIFQTIPEDTPQSLEGILKKYRQN
- a CDS encoding PTS mannose/fructose/sorbose/N-acetylgalactosamine transporter subunit IIC; amino-acid sequence: MSVLPLAISMGIYYWFSRLRLGYTFSSMLLQPVVIGIFVGILTGNMALSMQIGAGLQLVYLGVTSTPGGNVPSDPALAGCVAIPLGVLANMKPEVAISLAIPFGVLGVFVDQLRRSTNAIWVHMADRYAEQANTKGILMAAFLFPALLGFVIRFPIVFVIDYLGVDAVKTFMTVVPTWLMHSFEVMGGILPALGFAITLMVIGKKKLLPFFIIGFFAVQYLKLDTMAMAIFAVCTALLLNLFKIKEEA